In Desulfatiglans sp., the genomic stretch AGGGTCATGATTTTTGTATGCGCCTTTATCGTGATTATTCCGGCACTTAAGCTCCAACTTGTGCTTTCCATATTCTTCTGGACATTTTCTTTTGGAATACCTGTATTTGGGGTTTACCTGATAGGTATGGTATGGAAGGTCAACAGATTTGCAGCATGGGTGACCATGCTGGCTGGTTACGGTGCAAATTTTCTGTGGACATTTGCTCCGCCCACATGGCTGCCTGACTATATGAGCCTGAATGTATACCCAACCACATTTGCAACAGTTTTTTTTGGTGTTTTCCTGAATCTTATTTTGCCTGGAAAACCGGGTTATTTGCGGCAGCTTAAAATGGCAGAGCAGAAGTAGCGTAAAAATTTAACAAAATATATCTATAAAAGGAGAAAACAATATGGCATGGCCTTGGAAAATACTTTTAATACAATTTTTTATAACAATGGGAATGGCTGTGGTATTTTATATTATCTGGAGACTCGCTCACCCCGGAAAAAAGTGGTAGGTCTTTATTTTAAAGAGAGGAGGTTATTATGCCTTTATTAGATGCTGCTATAGCTTATTATCTGTGTAGTATCATGTTTATCCTTGGCCTGATTATTATTTTTGGGGCAATCAAACAGAAGTTTTGGAAAAATAAAAAATAGTTATCAATGATTAACAGATTTTAATTACTTAACGGGGCATGGAATCATAATCTATTGCCCTTTTTTATCTCTGCAACAGATGGATAATGTACTTATAGCAATAGGATTGACCCTGTTTGCGGGCATGGCGACCGGCATCGGGAGTGTGCTGGCCTTTTTTGCCAAAAAGGATAATCACCGCTTCCTATCTCTTGCCACAGGCTTTTCAGCTGGTGTAATGCTCTATGTCTCATTTGTGGAAATTTTTTTCAAGGGCCTTGAAACCCTTGTAGAGCAGTATGGCGAGAGGTTGGGTAACTGGATAAATGCAGCCTCCTTTTTTGGAGGGATACTCTTGATAGGTGTTATTGACAGGCTTATTCCTGCTGCAGAAAACCCTCATGAGATACATTCAGACAGTGAGAAGGCATTAATGAAGAACCCTCTGGCCCCACCACCCTTTACAGAGGATGGTTTGAAAAAGAGAGATCAGGGTACTCATGATCACAGCCCCGGCCATAACAGGCTGATGCGTATGGGCCTTTTTACCGCCCTTGCCATTGGTATCCACAATTTCCCTGAGGGGCTTGCCACATTCTTAGCCGCCCTTGATGACCCGTCGCTGGGCATTGCAATAGCTGTTGCCATTGCTCTTCACAATATCCCTGAAGGCATAAGCGTTTCTGTCCCCATTTTTTATGCCACTGGCAACAGAAAAAAGGCATTCCTGTTTTCATTATTAAGCGGTCTTGCAGAACCTGTGGGCGCAGTTACCGCCTATATCATCCTGAGGTTTATAATTGGCTGGCAGACATCAATTGTTCCTCAGGGTTTTATGGCAGTCATGTTCGGAGGCGTTGCAGGAATCATGGTATATATAAGCCTTGATGAGCTTATCCCCACCAGCAGGGCATATGGCAAAGGGCATGACAGCATAATCGGTCTTATAACCGGAATGGCCGTTATGGCCTTAAGCCTGCTTATGTTTAAATAACAGATGGTGCCGAAGGTCGGAATCGAACCGACACGGGCGTAAAGCCCACTGGATTTTGAGTCCAAATCTAAAGGGATTTTATTGTATTAAAATGAAATGTTAAGGACGGATAAAAATAAATATATTTAAATAGTTACCTGTTATTTAGGATTAAAATGTAATGCGGTTATATCTTTTGAAATAGTAGGTTATTTTAGCGGATCTGTTGACCATATGATGACCAAATATGATTTTAAAGTCGCTCTGGAAGTGAATTTTCAGGGCGATTTTTTTTATAAAATTTCAATTTTTAATTTTTAAATATGCAATTTTAAAGCTTAAAAACCTCCAAAAATTAGAAAAAAATTAATATTTTTTAAAAAAATCATAACTTATTGATAATACATGCAAAAAGACGTTTTGATTGCGTTTCATAGGACTATATATAGTCCTATGATAAATTTGTAACTAATTGTAATTATTATAAAAACTTGACACTTCATTTAATTGGACTTAACATTTTTATAAATTAATCCTGATTTTGGAATTTTAAATCGGTGAACCCAAAAGTTAAGGTTTTGAATTATGTGGCTGGTTTTGATTTTAACGTTTGCGCCTGCTGGGGCTTGAGGGTGTGGAATAGCTCTTCACCCCAGATGCCTCTTCCACTCTTCAGCTTTGGCGGGCGCAAAAAAATCCGGGGTGAAGATGCATTTGTTTTCTGAAAAGGAATATGGCGAGGACCTGAATGGTAACCGGTTTTTTAAGATTGACAAGAAAATGATCATCGAAAAGCGATGGGCTCTTATGCCTTTGAGTGTAAAAAAAATATTTCCAGGGCTTTATTACCATATGAACGTACAGGGGCAGTCATGGCCGAGTGAAGGAACGCTAGGATCTATGTGTGGTGTATCAGCAAAGACCGTTAGACAGGGGCTGAGCTGGATGATTGAGAATCATGGTTTGAAATTTATCTGGAAAATGACAGCCATGAACAGAAAACACAAGGTATTTACACTTCCCACAATAAATGAGAATGCGAAAACTTTTTACTTTCATAAGGTTTTACTATCTGGCGGCAACTGGCGTCAATTAAAGCCAGCTCCTGCGGCGTTATACATGGTCTTGCGAACCTTCAGCCGCTGGGATGAAGAGGAAGCAATTTATGACACCTCTGACCCTTCCGAGATAGCAGAAGCATATGGATCTCGCACATTCGAATTTTGTGATATTGACGCATCCTTCTTATGTTCGTATGCCGGTATTGCTCGTCAGAATTTCTGGCCTGCGATAGCTGATTTACGTAAAAAATTTTTGGTAGATGAAGAGGTATTTGATGGAAAGCTGAAAGTATTCCTGATCCCAGACAAAAGGTTTAAATTTGATTTTCTTAACGGACAGGTTCAGGAGAGCTTTGGTTATGAAGCAAATAAACTGGAAAAAAACTATGTGTCTTAATTTTACCGGTTCGGCTGTCTTAGAATTACCGTTTCGTGTCTTAATTTGGGCGCTGTTTGTCGTAATTTTACCGCGGTTTGTCTTAGAATTACCGACAATATAGGTATTTATACAGGTTTTTATATAGGTTTTATAGGTATAGATATAGGTGTCCGTTTTAAAAAACGGACTTTCATATAATAAAAAAGGTTTTAAAAATATCATGGGAAAAAAACAAACTTTCATAAAAATTTACAGTATTTTTAAACATGAAATACATATCCTTCAGGATACAATCCTTTTCCTCAAAAGATTAATCATAATGCTTTATATCCCTGTTATTGTTAAATATTATACGCTTTTGTTAAAGATATGTGTTTTGAGTCTGAAAATGTATACAGTATATGATGCCGGGCGCATACATGTGTAAGGAGATAATATATGCAAAAACAACAACTTATGGCAGAAATAGGGAGACTGGCAAATGATCTTAGCCGCAGATTACGATCTTCAAAGAGTTTCCCTGAAGCAAAAAATATCTTGGCTTTATCGCGGTTACTGAATGAGTACAATGAAATGGTATCAACTGGAGAAGGCCCTGAGGATAAAAAACATACTCAGGAATATATAAGGCAGCACGGGCAGGGTTATGAGGTCGCAATGGGCCTTAACAAAAAATAAGGTTAACTATTTATTATTAATAATATTTTTAAATGGAGGAAACATAAAATGATTGCAGAAAAAAAACAAGAAGGGGGAATACCGCAGCTTTTAAACATCAAGCAGGTTGCGACTATTTTAAATGTGAATCCGAAGTCCTTATATAATCAACATAGCGCGGGAACTTTGAGAATAAAGGCCAAACGGATAGGCAACAAACGAGGCTTGATCAGATTCGATTTAAGAGACGTTCAATCTTACATTGATAGCTTGTAATGGCTTGTAGACGCGCTGGATTTATAATCCAGTTGATAACATCAAGACCCTTTACTGGCAATGGTCTTAAAGGCCTTGGTCATCACATAGTCAACAAGTTTACACTGGGACATTTACCTGACAGATTGGCCGATGCGCCGACTTGCAGGGTGTTCCGGGGTTATGAAATACCCGGGGCATATCCGGATCGGGGGAGACCTGGAAACCTCGCCCTCTTGCAAGGATGCCCCGGGCTCCTTCTTTTCCTCCCTGTCAGGCCATACAGGAAGGAAAGGCAGACCATATAGCAGGGGGTTTATGGATGCTGAAGGAAGGCGGTAGCACAATGATATCAGAACATACCCCCCCCTCCCAAAATCATAGACACCCGGGGGGGTGTTTTGCGACTGCGGTAAGTGACCACAAATTTGTTAGGTTTTTTACGCATATAAGGAAAAAAATCCCAAGGGGAATCAAACATACAAACAATATTATTTATGGAGGGAAAAGAAATGAATTTTATGGATTGTCAGACAGAAAATGGTTTACGTGTTATTTGTGCGGGTTGGCCTGAGGGTGATGCAACTTCTTCAAGGCATATTGCATCAATAGGGATTGGAAATCATGAGGAAAGGATTGACCGGCTTTCAGAGGGTTCTATCAGCCTGGGCAAAAGGATAACGCGCTTAGAGGGCCAGGATAATGCTGCCCATGTTGAAATGGCGAATCAAGAGGCCTCTATGCCTTTTGATGAAAGGGCAGAGGATAAAATGGTTGACCAAATTCTCGCTCTTGGAAATTCAGATCCTTTGATCAAACGAAAGGCCATTGGTAAAATTGAGGCTGAAGGCATGACCCGCGAAGAGGCCCGGGAAGACCTCCTTGAGGACGCCCTTGTTGATCGTATCCTTAAAAGGGGAGGGAAACAATCATGAAGACAGTCGCTGAATTAACCAATGAAATCGATGAGATAAAGCAAAAGATCGATGCCTTGAAGGCTGAAAAGGCCGATAAAGAAAAGGAAATAGGCAGCTTGAGGGCCTCAAATATCAAGTTGATCATAAATACAGCTGACAGGGAAAGAAAACCTGCGTCGATTTCATCCGGGGTAAATCGTATAACAATATTACAAACAGAAAATGAGCAGCTCGAAGGAGCTCTTCAGATTCTTGACGGCCAGCTTGATACTTTACAGAATGAGTTTGCAGTTGCAAGCCTTAAACAAGAACTGCAAACAAATTATTATGAAAAGTTAGGCCCGTATTTAAAAAAAGCATATGAGATTTTATCAGGGTTACAGGCCCTTAATGATTATGGCAAAGTTGTTACTGAGTTGATTGAAGAACTTGGCAAAATGCGGAACCCTTTGCAGTCGGGGCTTTACCAAATTTTCATGAAATGTAAGAGTTATGAGGTGTTTCAGGCCCTGGAATTTCCTTGGGGTGAAGAGCTGAAAAAATTTCAACTCTGCACGGCGATAATGGCCCATGAAAAAGAGCTTGAAACTCTTCTGCAGGAAGTGAAAATTTTTTCCAATATTTTTTATGGAAGCGAGTTTTCCTTGATACCGACACTTTCTTCAACAATACCGAAAGAACCTATGGGACCTGTAAAAGTTAGTAATAAAGCAATATTGGGTTCTTTTTCAGGAGACAACGAAACGGAAGCAAATCGAATGCAGCAAAGGGCGGATCTTGGCCTTTAATATGAAATGAAACCCTGGATGCATGGACAGAACGCTTTCAGGGTTTCTGATAATTGATAGATAGATTTTGAGAGGTTATTCATGGGAAGTATAATAAAAAAAAATAATTATGGGTCTAATGGTGAATCGATTATCGAAGCGCCTTCTTTGTTACTTCCAATACAAATTGGTAGCGGTAAAGTTAAAATAAAGGTACAGGCAAATTATTTCTTTAAAGATGATAAGGGTATATACTTCTGGGCTCCGGCTCCAACTCTTGTGATTTTTGAACATGATTTACCAATACCTGAAAATGTAGCGAATATCAGTGTCTCTCTTACTGAGGTTTTTTAGGCAAAGGACATTTATCCCAATCCGGAGGATTAGTTTTACCAACTTCGCACTCATTTTTATTGGGACAATCAGTAATCCATTGAGGTGGTATTATTTGACCATTATGTTCGTACCAAATTGATGGAATAAAGAAGACTTTATTCAATACAGGACAAGGTCTTAGTATCGTTTCTTTAATTTCCTTAGTAGTCATGATAACTGTCCTTTCGCGTAAGTATATAGAGGTTATATTTACATTTAAGAAAAGATTATTGCCGAACATATCATATGTATCTGGAAAATTCTAACTGTCTTTTAAAAAATATTTTGGAATGAAACCTCCCCGCCGCAAGCGACGGGGTATCTAAAAAACATGGAACGCCTCAAGGGGCGGGGTATTAAACCCAAGCTTCACAATAAATAAATTTTCAAATATCCTTTGCTTAATATTACTTGACTAAAAGATAAAGTAAAAATAATATAATTGATAAATTAATCAAGAATAAATAGGAGGTTTTATCCAAGCATGACAAATAAATTAAAAATGATTGATTTGGAGCCCTTGGAAGTAAATGGAAAGGTACTTTTTAAAAGTAAAAGCGATACACTATCCTCTACACATTCAGTAATAAAGTCAGAATCAGATCAGAAAGATCCTTTGCTGGAAAAAACAGCTACCCAAAAACGGGCACCGGGTCGGCCTATAGGATCAGGGAAATCGAGACTTGATTCTGTTAAGGAAGAAATTTTTCACTTGCTGGACAATGGCAGCACCAAAGTTTTTATATCAAAAAAATATAATATAACTCCGCAGGCCTTTCATAATTGGCTGAATAAAGTGGGTAGAGGAAATAGAGAACAGGGTCTGTAATGAGTTATTTAAGGCTACAATCGATTTTAATGCAGAAGGGTATCCTTTGTATAACCTTTTCATTTTAACAATTGCCATAGTGGTGGCTTGTTACATTGAATATGTATTTACCTCACTGAAGAATGCTTTCTCAGTGAAATTATAAACTTAAAAAGAAAGGGGTAAAAAATGGCAATTTTGCAAGAATGTTTCGTATGTCATAAAAAGCAGGCAGTGAAAAACAAAGTGTGTCTCTGTGGGCAGGACCTTGATGCTGCAAAAAAATCTAAAAAAATTAAATACTGGATCAGTTATCGTATGCCTGATGGAAAACAAAAAAGGGAGTCAGTTTCCGCATATACTGATCTGGATGGATATTCGATCATGGATGCGCGAAAGGCATTATCAAAAAGGGAGGTCCAGAAATCCGAAAACCGAATCCTGGATGTAAAAAAAGAATCTAAATGGAACTTCAATCAGCTTGCAGAATGGTATTTGTCTCTTGATTCGATTAAAGGCCTTTCATCCGCCTGGAGGGTAAAACTTGCATTGGGGAAATTTAACTCTGTTTTCGGGGATACCTTAGTATCAAATATACAGCTTGAGGATTTAGAGAACTATCAAGCAATGAGAAAGGCTGAAGAGCTTGCACCGGCGACAATTGATCAAGAAATGGGCGCGGCTAAAGCCATGGTATATAAAGCCTGGAATAATGAAAAAGTATCTGGGGATATTTTACGAAAGTTTAAACTGGTAAAAAAACAGTTAAAGGCAGGCGCCAATGTTAAGGATGAAGTGTTGAGTGTTTCAGAAGCGTATGCGCTGATTGACAATTGCTCAGATTTTTTAAAGCCGATTACGATAACCGCATATCATACCGGTATGAGAAGATCTGAAGTTTTAGGCCTTAAACGAAGTCATTTGAACATGAGAGAAGGTCTTATCCAGCTTAAAGCAGAAGATACAAAAAATGGCCGACCAAGGACCATTCCAATGAATAAGGAGCTCTTGAACCTTTTCAGAAAAATGCCGGTTAACTTTCAGAGTGAATATCTTTTTTTATTCAAGGGGCAGCCTGTTTATGATGTCCGGGCAAGCTTCCAAGCGGCTGTCAAAAAGACAGGTCTTGCATATGGACGCAAAGGGGGGCTCACGTTTCATTCTATCCGACATACTGTCAATACTGACATGCGCCGCGCTGGAATACATCAGAGCGTTATACAGGCAATCATGGGGCATGAAGATCATAGCATGTTTGCCCGGTATAACACTGTTGATGTTGAGGATCTGAAAAGAGCAGCGGAACGCCTGGAAGAATACAGGCAGGAAAAAATAAATGTTGACCATTCTGTTGACCAAGCTGTTGAAAATGAAAAATAGTAAATCAGAAAAGACAGTATTGGCAAGGCTTTTAAAGGTTAACGGTGGTAAAAGTATTGTGGTGTAAGTGTTAGGGACGTTGGATTTTTCAAGGTGCTTGTTTTTAAAAGTGCCGAAGGTCGGACTTGAACCGACACGAGCGTAAAGCTCACTGGATTTTGAGTCCAGCGCGTCTACCAGTTTCACCACTCCGGCATGATTTTTTGTGGGATTATAATTGATATTCATGTCATGTCAATATCTTATTGACATGGTATCGATGTATTGTTAATATCGCACCCTCTTCCGGGGCTGTAGCTCAGTTGGGAGAGCGCTTGAATGGCATTCAAGAGGTCGTCGGTTCGATCCCGATCAGCTCCACCAAATCAAACCAATAAAAAGCACCCTTTTGGGTGCTTTTTCATTTTTATTCCCCAGGCTGGCTAATTCAGGAATTTTTTAACAAATTCAATAAATAATTAAGTTTTATATGCCTTGTGACGATCATACATTGGGAAGCCATGCATATTGGTAAGATTAATGCTGTACAGCTGACTATAACCGCAAATATATCGAAGTGGGCAAAGGAACAGCCGAATGTTGACAGGTGCAAAACAGGAGAATAGTTTGAATATCCCCCAGAAGCCAAAGACAGA encodes the following:
- the zupT gene encoding zinc transporter ZupT; its protein translation is MDNVLIAIGLTLFAGMATGIGSVLAFFAKKDNHRFLSLATGFSAGVMLYVSFVEIFFKGLETLVEQYGERLGNWINAASFFGGILLIGVIDRLIPAAENPHEIHSDSEKALMKNPLAPPPFTEDGLKKRDQGTHDHSPGHNRLMRMGLFTALAIGIHNFPEGLATFLAALDDPSLGIAIAVAIALHNIPEGISVSVPIFYATGNRKKAFLFSLLSGLAEPVGAVTAYIILRFIIGWQTSIVPQGFMAVMFGGVAGIMVYISLDELIPTSRAYGKGHDSIIGLITGMAVMALSLLMFK
- a CDS encoding helix-turn-helix domain-containing protein, with product MIAEKKQEGGIPQLLNIKQVATILNVNPKSLYNQHSAGTLRIKAKRIGNKRGLIRFDLRDVQSYIDSL
- a CDS encoding tyrosine-type recombinase/integrase, which gives rise to MAILQECFVCHKKQAVKNKVCLCGQDLDAAKKSKKIKYWISYRMPDGKQKRESVSAYTDLDGYSIMDARKALSKREVQKSENRILDVKKESKWNFNQLAEWYLSLDSIKGLSSAWRVKLALGKFNSVFGDTLVSNIQLEDLENYQAMRKAEELAPATIDQEMGAAKAMVYKAWNNEKVSGDILRKFKLVKKQLKAGANVKDEVLSVSEAYALIDNCSDFLKPITITAYHTGMRRSEVLGLKRSHLNMREGLIQLKAEDTKNGRPRTIPMNKELLNLFRKMPVNFQSEYLFLFKGQPVYDVRASFQAAVKKTGLAYGRKGGLTFHSIRHTVNTDMRRAGIHQSVIQAIMGHEDHSMFARYNTVDVEDLKRAAERLEEYRQEKINVDHSVDQAVENEK